AGCGGCAGTCTTAGCCATCCAAAAACAACTGATTTCTCCCGACTTGTTAACAGATTAACAGCTTATAAGTTGCTGTGCATCTAATTTGCATCATGCCAAAAGGCAAGAGTTATTATGTAAGTTAAATGTGCAACAATTCATTTATCCAGGCTCCTTAAAAATTTAACTGTTTATGGCTGGGCATAGTAATGTTTAATCGGCATCTATAATTCTCGATATAAATATTAAATAAATCAACTAAATAACAGTGGTATAGGAATCTATAACTTATCATATAAACTAAGTTATAAAATTAATAAGTATATCTTCTTGTTTTAGAAAAAACCCCTAGTATTAAATTTGTAAGCAAAATGTTTTAAGTAAGGAGAATTTTAATGGCTGATCAAATATCTCAATCTAGTGTAGATATTGCGGTTCACTGCGCCCATGAATGCGAACAGTGTGCCAATGAGTGTTTAGGCACGATGTCTGAATGTGCCCGATTGTGTATAGATTGCTCCCAAATGTGCTGGACTTGTGCTGCCTACATGGGTCGTGGCTCACGCTTTATCCCTCAAGTCCTTCGTGCCTGTATCGACATCTGCGAAGCTTGTGCAAGCGAATGTAAAAAGTACTCCGACAATCATTGCCAGAAGTGTGCGATCGCTTGTCGGCGTGCTGCTGAGGAATACCGAAAGATCGTTCTTTTTGCAGCTGTTGCTTAGAAAAAACTGAAGCGATCAGATCAGATATTGCCTGTGTCGCCTTTATGGAGCTGCAAGCACAGAGCAGTATCTGCCCCAAAATCTCTTTATTACACTTGATTGACCCCTAAATCTCGTAAAAGTTTTAACCATGAAACAGATAGATAATTGGCAAAAGTCTGTAGTAGTGCCTTCCTTACTTTTGCCAGCTTTAACTACTTTTGCCACTCCGTCTACTGCCGTTAGTACAGCGATGCTTTACAGCAGTTCGCCTTCTACCCTAGAAAGAACATCTTTTCAGAAGAGTGGTGTATATCAACTAGCACAAACCTCGAACATCTGCCGTGAAGTTGCAGCGAGGAGCGGTCTTTATGTTCGGGAACAACCAACAGTTTACCGCAGGGC
This Coleofasciculus sp. FACHB-1120 DNA region includes the following protein-coding sequences:
- a CDS encoding four-helix bundle copper-binding protein, with translation MADQISQSSVDIAVHCAHECEQCANECLGTMSECARLCIDCSQMCWTCAAYMGRGSRFIPQVLRACIDICEACASECKKYSDNHCQKCAIACRRAAEEYRKIVLFAAVA